GCCCCACGCTTTGTCCATCACAATCTCGTTGCTCATCCCTGGCAGCAGTGCATCTATTTCCTCTGCCCAGATCCCAAGTACGTTCCGTAATTCCCCAGGGTAGCCGCCTACGGTTACGAGGTCGTTCTCATTAACAATACCGCTGAAATAAGTCGTAATGAATGTACCGCCTGCTTTTACAAAAGCTTCAACCTTCTCTGCAAAACCTGGCTTAACCATATACATCACAGGTGCGATTACAATCTCATATTTGAACAGATTCTCTTCTACACCGATCATATCGGCTTCGATATTTTGTTGATAGAGTGCATCATAATATTTATGAATCTCATTCACATAATCCAAAGCAACGGATGGTCCGCTTGAAAGGTTGATAGCCCAGCGGTTTTCCCAGTCATAAATAATCCCTACTTTAGCTGCACTGCGCGCATCCAATAGTTGATCTCCAAGCTGTCCCAGCTCTTTACCTAACTCAGCGCACTCACGGAATACACGCGTATGCTCATGTCCCACATGCTCAATAACGGCTCCATGATACTTCTCGCATGCACCAATCGAACGACGCAGTTGGAAGAACAGAACAGTGTCTGCACCACGCGCTACAGCCTGATAACTCCACAAGCGCATAACCCCTGGACGTTTCAGAGAGTTATACGGCTGCCAGTTCTGCTGGCTAGGCGTTTGCTCCATCAGCATGAACGGCTGTCCATTCTTCAATCCACGCATGAGATCATGCGCCATGGCTGTGAAGCTGACTGGAGTATCTAGTGAAGGATAGTTGTCCCAAGAGATGACGTCCATATGTTTAGCCCACTCAAAATAGTCCAGTTCATCATAAAAGCCCATCAAGTTAGTGGTAACAGGTACGTTAGGACTGTGCTCCTTAATCGCATCACTCTCAATTTTGTAGCATTCCAGCAAGCTATGCGACATAAATCTACGGAAGTCTAATGAAATACCTTGGAAGTTGGTGCGGTTGCCGTCCCATTCTTCGCTCAGCTCACTTGGCAGTACAATTTCTTCCCAATCATAAAATGTATGTCCCCAAAAACGGGTATTCCATGCTTTGTTTAATACATCCAGTGAACCATAACGATCCTTCAGCCAGACCCGGAAAGCCGCTTCTGATAAATCAGAGTAATCATAGTTACTGAATTCATTCGAAATATGCCAAGCTACTAGCGCCGGATGATCCTTATAACGTTCAGCCAGCTTTCCTGCCAGCTTTGCTGCATACTTGCGGTATACCGGACTGTTCGGATTCGAGTTGTGACGTCCACCGAACTTACGTTTTCTGCCCTTCACATCAACACGAGTAACTTCAGGATAACGATGAGCCATCCAAGCTGGGTGCGCTCCAGTACCTGTTGCTAGACATACGTACGTACCATTTTTATATAGTCTATCCATTAATTCATCTAGTGATGAGAAATCATAAGTGTCTTCGGAAGATTGAATCAGCGCCCAGGAAAATACATTAATTGTGGCAACATCAATTCCTGCTAGCTTAAACATCCGCTCATCCTCTGCCCATACAGGCGCATCCCATTGCTCTGGGTTGTAATCTCCACCGTACCAAATCTTAGGCAATTTATCGTTAATCACACTTCGCACATCCTTTATAGTATAATTATATATATATTTTAATCTGTAAACCTCGCGCTTTAAATATAAAATAATCGTCCCGCCATATAATAATATGGAACTAAGAGGAGATGAAATCATTGAAGGGAATCGTGCACCGTAGAATAGTGTTCCCCCATGAGGGTGGACAGCATCTACCTATCACATTGGACAGCATAGGCCACAATCATCAACAAGAAAAAGTATCTCGCTCAGATGGCTACGAAACATATCATTGGCTCCAAACGGCGTCGGGGGAAGGTGTCATCCATTTCGAGAATAAAGCCTTATCACTTCCTGCAGGGAGCGGTATATTACTTCTTCCCTATACTCCGCATCGCTATGAAGCGTCGGCCGCCCACTGGAGCACCTCTTATTTAACGTTCGGAGGTAGTTCTGCTGGGTCTATTTTGGAGACGCTTGGGATGAACATAAATGCTTTTTACCGCTGGGAAAAAGAATCCCCTCTCTCCAAACTACTAAGGGAAATGCTTGATCGCTATGATGCCTCCCAGGACATGTTTGGTCTGGGCGCCTCCACAGATGCTTATCTCTTTCTGCTTACTTTGAGTAAATATGGACAGCTGCATAACAACACGACGATATCCCGCAATGTGGATAAGCTACAGCCTCTGCTGAAATGGATGGATAACCATTATGGTGATCCTGATCTCGGACTTAATGATCTGGCCGATCAACTCGGAGTCTCAGGACGTTATCTCAACAACCTGTTCATACAGACTTTTGGGCTCTCTCCTTATGCCTATTTCGTACGGTTACGTATCCGCAAAAGCAAAGAAATGCTCGTAACCCAGCCGGATCTTACTGTAAAGATCATCTCGCAGAGAGTCGGCTTCCGTGATGTCAGCCATTATGTGGCTACCTTTCGAAAGCAGTCTGGGACTACGCCGGAGCAGTTTAGAAGACTTCACTAACACTCTTCGGAGCAGTGCTAGATCGCATCTGCATAGGGTAATGCTACAAAAGTTGCATATGACTGAGTCTATCGCTGGGTAGAACACATTAGTGTGGGCATGTCCGACAGAGTAATTGCATTTTGTACACTTAAATCAGCCTGTTCAGCAGAAAATATCCATATAAGTGTATTCTGTGCAGTTATTTTCTCAGCATTTGGCTGTGAACGGAGATACTCCACCTAATAGCTGCACAAAATACAACTAAAATCATTTTATATCCCAAGAAATCAAAATAAGTGTAGAAAGTGCAGCTATTCCGCGCCGCAGCAACTGGCCTTCATCCCAGCGTAGATTCGACCGCAGCAACTCGTCTAATTGCACTTCATACATTAGAATGTCCTCATCACCAACGGTTACCTAAAATCCATTCACAGCTCCAGAATCTCTACGCCATACGGCGCAAGCTGCAGCTCTCCTGAACGAATCGAGTGATCCAGCAGACTGCTATACTCCTGTGGCAATGCGACCGTCACCGACTCCCGGCTCAAATTAAGCAAGAATAAAAAGCTTCCATGATCACCTGAACGTACAGAGGCCTGGACTCCATCCGGCAATCCCTCAAAGCTAAACACCCCATGCTGTTTAGCTAGACTCTCCAATAGAACGGACCAGAATCTTTCCTCCATATGAGTACCGAAGTAATAGACCTGCCCTTTTCCGAAGGCATTGACGGTTACAGCTGGCGTTCCACTGTAGAAATCATCACCATACCAAGCAATCGGCCGTGCCACAACAGGTTTTAGGATGTCACACCACTGCGTACATTCATATTGGTTACCCTCAAAATCAACGACCGTATGTGATTCAGCACCAATCGGATCATACTCCAACACTTCAACGCCTGTGCAATTACTAAGCAGCCCTGGCAATGGCTTCATAACTGCGATATTATTGATATTTTTAACGCCACATCGGTTGGTAATAAGCAAGGTCCCGCCAGCATGGGCAAAATCCTCCAGATTACGCACGATCTCCTCATCCAACAAGTATAAATTTGGAGCGATCACTACTTTATATCCATCCAGCGGTTGTCTTAGGTTGATAACATCGCAGCCCATACCGAGCTTCGTCACCGCACGGTGAATCTGCTTAATATTCTCGTAATAATCAAATCCCTCAGCCTGCGGCTGAATATCCAGCGCGGCTTTCTCTTCATGAGAATGGAGTATAGCCACTTCATTCTTTAGCGTTGTTCCAGTCAATTTATCCCCAATTGTATTAACTTCATGGCATAGCTGAGTGAACTCTGCAAATCTGCGTCCTGGAACATTGCTGTGATCAATCAGTCCATGCCAGAATTGTTCTGCCCCTGCGACTGCGCTACGCCAACGGAAATGAACGACGGTATCCGCGCCTCTAGCTATCGTCTGCCACGCATAAGCACGAATCATCCCAGGATACGGCGTTCTCCACATCGGCATCCAGCAACCTGGTGAGCCACTTAGCTGCTCCATGATCCAGAAGTTTTGACGTTTAATGCCACGGGTTACGTCTAGTGAAAGTGCTCCGCTATACGGCGTTGTCGCTTGTTTGGCTGGCGAAGTATTCGGATAATAGTCAAATGCGGCGACATCCAAATCAGCACCGACTGCATACATATCCAAACGCTGCGGATAGCTGTGGAAGTTATGTGTAATAAAATGCTGAGGACAAGCAGATCGCAAAATATCAATCTGCGTCTTCTGGAATGCTACCACTGAATCCCATTGAAACCGCTGATAATCCAGCAGGAAGGATGGATTCTGATGAGGCGACCCGCCCAGTGGAACGGTAAGCTCATTCCAATCGCTATATTCTCCACTCCACACAACTGTTCCCCACTCTGCATTCACTCGATCCAGCGTGTCATATTTGGCTTTTACCCAAGTACGAAACGCTGTATTACAAGCGTCACAATGGCAATCTAGCATGCCGAATTCATTATCAGTCTGCCAACCAATAACGGCCGGATGTTCCCTATAATGCTCAGCAAGACGCTGAGTAATACGGCTTCCATATTCGCGTAGCGATGTACTATTGTAGCAACGGTGTCCACGCACCCCAGGGTGAAAGGTCTCTCCATTCGCAAACACCGGCAGCACATCTGGAAATTTCGCAGTTAACCATCTAGGCGGTGTAGTTGTCGGCGTACCAATCACGACCTGCAGTTCATACTTGTGAAAAAGATCCAGCGCACGGTCTAGCCACCCAAACTGATAATCCCCCTCAGTCGGCTCTAGCCGGCTCCATGCAAACTCGGCGACCCGAACTACCTTGACACCTGTTTCCTTCATTAATCTGATATCCGGTTCCCACATGGATTCTTCCCAATGCTCCGGGTAATAGTCCACACCCATCTGAATAGAATCAAATCGTTTCATCGTCGCGCCCTCCCCTATCTTGATATCCTCCAAATAAAAGGCGCTCCCCGTCTCATAATGATGAGGTATACGGAGAACGCCTTTATTAACCACTAATCCATCTTAATCTTCTTTATGAACGAGCTCTACTTATTTCTTAAGCTTGTCCCAAGCCGCTTGCATGCCAGTCATCCAGCCATTCACATCAACCTTGCCAGCAATCATCTGTTGAATAACACTAGCAAATTCTTGCGTTACACCATCAGGGAATTTAGAGGATTGCAAACCATAAACTTTGTTTTCTTTCACATAGTTCCATACGTCTGCTCCAAGCTGACCGATATCTTCAGGAGTAGCTTCGATTGTGGACAAAGCAGGGATGAATTTCCATTTTTTAACGATGTACTCTTTACCCATATCGGATGTTACCAACCAGTTCAAGAAGGTTTTAGCTTCTTCTTTAGATCCGGAATCTTTGTTGATTACAAGGTTCGCAGGAATACCTACAGTCATTTTATCGTTCTTCTCAGCATCTTCATTGATTGGCATAGGGAACATACCCATGTTCATGCCAGGTGTGATGTTATCAACAAGCGTTTGTGCCCAGTTACCTTCTTGCATCATTCCAATTTCACCGTTAGCAAACATTGCCAAGTGAGTGTTAGCATCTGTAGTCAAAGGATTTTTTTGTCCGTATTTCAAAGTCAAGTTGAGCAGGTTGCTCCAGTCTTCAAATACTTTGTTACCTACGATTGTACCTGTGCCATCGTTCAAGCTTTTAATAAAGCCATCTACATCATCTTGTTGTGCAAAAGCTGTGCTGATGCCTTGGTTACCAAGCAACCACCATTCTTGATAAGCATTACCAAAAGGAATAACGCCAATGGCTTGCAATTTCTTAGCTGCATCTTCTAGCTGTGACAATGTTTTTGGAGTTTCAGTAATGCCTGCTTTTTCGAACAGGTCTTTGTTATATATATAACCAATTCCCTCAAGGTTCATTGGCATACCGTATACTTTTCCATCTTTAGTCATAGGCTCTGCAGCCATAGGAATCAGATCTTTTACCCAAGGTTGGTCAGACAGATCTTCCATCTTGTCTCCCCAAAGCTCCATTTCTGCATATCCACCATTTGAGAAAATGTCAGGAGCGTCGCCGGAAGCAAATTTAGTCTTCAGTGCTGCAGCGTAATCGGCACCACCACCCACGGTTTGGATATCCAGCTTGATGTTAGGATATTCTTTTTCAAACTCAACTTTAAGCTCATTCAGACCTTCAACGATTTCAGTTTTGAATTGAAAAATCTTAACTGTCTTCACTTCACCCTTATCTTTGCCAGCGCTTCCATTTTGTGAGTTACTAGAAGAATTATTGCTACTACCACATGCTGTTAATGCTAAACTCATTGCCATTACTGCTGTCAGTGCAATTGCAGGGTATTTCTTCTTCATTATATTTTCCCCCTTAAGATAGTGGACTACTTTAAAAAAATATTTGGAACGGAGGGCTCGGTGTTAACCTTTCACCGAGCCAGCCGCTATTCCCTCAACAATGTAACGCTGCATAAACAGATAGAAGACGATAATTGGTGCAATCCCGATTACGAGAGCCGGAAGCGCCATATCCCATTGCTTGGTGTATTGACCAAAGAAGGAGAAGGTCGCCAGCGGAATGGTACGAAGCTCTGGTGCCTGAAGAATCAAGGAAGGCAGCAGATAGTCATTCCAAATCCCGAGTGCATTCAGCACGATCGTTGTCATTACCATTGGCTTCAGCAAAGGAAGTACTATGCGGAAGAATACGGTAATTGGATTACATCCATCAACTGTAGCCGCCTCTTCAATTTCAAGAGGAACAGACTTGATAAAACCGTGAAACAGGAAGATTGCCATTGGAACACTGATCCCTAGATTCGTGATAATCAAACCCAGGAAGGAGTTGTTTACTCCAAGTACATTTACGACTTTCAAGATTGGAATCATGATCGTTTGAAACGGAACAACCATTGCGGCTACGAATAACAGTAGCAAAAACTGATTGAATTTCGTATTCGCCCGAACCATACGATAGGAAGCCATCGCACTAAACAGAGAGATTAGAATAACACTGATAACGGTTATGATGACCGAATTTCGGAAAGCTTCACCGAAACGTGCCAATTTCCAAGCACTACTATAGTTCGACCACATAAATGTCTGTGGCCAGCTTGCAGCATCACTCAGAATTTCACCGAAGGATTTCACTGAGTTCGCTAGCAAGAAATAAAATGGAGAGAGGAAGAGAAGGGCAAGAAGGACCATCAACACTTCTATGCCGACATTCCATCTGCTTTTTGACTTAGCGTTCATTAAGCTTCTACCTCCTTGCTCTTCGTAATACGGACCTGAATCAGAGTAATAATCGCTACGATAACGAAGAACAGCAGCGCTTTAGCAGTACCCAGACCGTAACGGTTATTCAGGAAGGCTTCATTGTAAATATTCATTGCAACTGATTCTGTAGATTTGAATGGTCCACCTTTCGTCAAGGAAAGGTTAAGATCGAACATTTTGAAGGACCAAGAAATGGCCAAGAACAAACCGATCGTTACAGCTGGCATAATTAATGGAACTACAATGCTGCGTAACACCTGTAGGCGGGAGGCACCATCAATATCAGCTGCTTCCAACACTTCTTTAGATACGTTACTAAGTGAAGCGATGTAGATAACCATCAAATAACCGGAAGACTGCCAAACGAAAACCATTACAATCGCCCAGAAGCCGGTTGTTGCATCTCCCAGCCAAGGAAGATTAAAGAATGACCAGCCAGTGAGGTCTCCCATAGTTGCAAACCCCTTGATGAAGATAAATTGCCAGATGAACCCGAGCAACAATCCCCCAATAACGTTTGGCATAAAGAAAATGGTCCGAAGCATGTTTCGTGATTTTAAAGGTTTTGTTAACAGATAAGCTAGGAAAAATCCTACCACGTTAGTCAAAATTACACCTAACACAGTAAATCTTACTGTAAACCAAAAGGAAGACCAGAAGTCGGGGTCATTCGTAAATATAGTGGAGAAGTTTTGAAATCCGACCCAACTTACATTACCGGATACACCGTTCCAGTCTGTGAAGGAGTAATACATCCCCATGATGAATGGGATAATCGTTATTAAGGTAAAAAACAAGACTGCCGGACCAACGAAAAAGAACTGTTGACCTAACTGGGACAACTTAGTGCCGCGCATTTATTGTCCCCCCCTTTCTTTTGCTCACTTACTTGTTTATGCTTTATACACATATTATCTGTTTTTTTCAGAGTACCTCACACCTACGGAATTGATCTTTCAGGTGTAAAATATTGATCGGATGTGACAAATTTCGATGAAATGGAACACGATTCGCACAAAAATGATCGTTTTTATCCTACTACCAACGTTAATCTGTATTATGGCTACGATGTTTATAAGCTATCACTTTAGTACCCAATCCTTAAGAACAAGAGCTGTAGATGAGAATACGAATCTCCTCTTTCAGGGCACTAAAAACATCGAAAGCCTGATTCAGGAAATCAATAGACTCTCCCTTATCGTCTATTCAGATTCAGAACTCTACAGATTACTCGAAGCCGGATACGAGGATATGCTAGCAAATTCACGAATTTATTCTTCCCTGAATTACATTTCTTCATCTATGCCAGACATACCTCAGGTCTATTTATACCGTGTCAAGGATAGCAAAGCCACGCTGCTCTCCCAGAATACACCGAAGCGTTGGCAGGGTATTCCGCCTTATCCTGACTCCAAGATCACTACCGATTCTACGGTATCCATACAGAGTACGCATTTAAGCCATAGCTATGGCCTAACGGCACCGATCCCGCAATTCATATCGGAGCCAGTGTTTACCTTGCACAGAAGAATCGAAAAAGTTCCCACCCCAACGGCGCTTGGGTATCTGTCGATTGATGTCAAACTAACGGCTTTATCTGACATCATCAGTCAGTTATATGATCAGAAACAAGAGAACATTTGGCTGCTGGATGGCGGTGGAAACATTGTCTACGGGGACAATAGTGAAGAATACGGAAAGAGGCTGAATGCCCCTTGGTACGATACACACATCGCTAACAATCAAAACTCGCAGGGATACTTTGAAGAGGATAAATCTATGTTTATTTACCAGAGTATCGAAGGTCCAGGGTTAAATTGGACGCTGGTGAAGCAGATTCCAGTGTCTTATCTTTTCAGAGAAGCCAAAGAGGCGGCAACGATCAATATAGCACTGCTAGTCCTGCTGCTGATTACAATTACTACGCTGACGATCCTGATTTCTTTTCGGATTACTGCCCCGATCAAGCAGTTGACCCGCTATATGAATCAGGTCCAAACCGGAAAACTTGATATCGATATCCGCCCCATGGGCAAAGACGAGATTGGTGTTGTTACAGAGCGATTCCGCAGTATGATGGATACAATCAACAATCTGATCTTGAGAGAATACAAGCTGGAATTGTCTAATAAAACGAATGAACTGCGGGCTTTGCAAGCACAGATCAACCCGCATTTCCTCAACAATACTTTACAGATCATCGGTACACTTGCCTTGGAGCTTAAAGTACCCCAAATCTACTCACTTCTTTCAGCACTAGCGAAAATGATGCGCTACAGTATGTACAATGAGGAGAAGATTGTCACCGTTAAAGACGAACTGGATCATGTTAAAGCTTACATCGAATTGCAAAAGGAACGTTTTGAAAATAAATTCAGTTTCCGTTACGATATGGAGGAATCTCTTTTAGAGACATTTATGCCTAAGATGATTCTGCAGCCCATTGTAGAAAATTATTTCAAACATGGCTTTAATCTGACCCGCTCAGATGGATTCATTGAGATCACCGCAGCAAAAGTGAGTGACACGCGGATGGAAATCTGTATTCAAAACAACGGAAATGCCATTCCTTCTGCGAAGCTGGATCTTTTGTGGCAGAAACTTCAACATTCCACTAGAACAGATATAGATTTATTAAGAAATACAGAGCCAGACAAGGAAACAACAGGATCTGGTATTGGTCTGCCTAACGTTCTGGCACGACTCAAGTTCGTATGCGGAGATAGTGCAACCTTGACTGTGGACAACCTCAGAGCAGGTGGGGTTGTCGTTAGACTGGAAATAGACATTATAGCGGAGCGTGAGACGATATGAAGGCGTTAATTGTTGATGACGAAGCGAGAGTTAGAAAGGCTGTTAGACTTCTTGTCGACTGGGACGCACATCAAATAGATGAGGTTTTGGAAGCCGGAAATGGAAATGAAGCCATTGAGGTTATTCGGCAAGCGAAACCAGCCTTAGTCATTATGGACATGATGATGGAATCCGGTAATGGCATAGAGCTGATGACATGGGTAAACGAATTTGCCGGCAACATCAAATTCATTGTGGTCAGCGGACATAATGATTTCGAGTTCGTGCGCCAGACCGTTCGCCATGGCGGAATTGATTACATCCTTAAACCCATTGAAGCAGAAGCAATAAATGTAGCGGTCGCTAAGGCGGTGTCCGCTTGGCGTTCAGAGGAAGCTGACCGGAGCGAACGACAGAAGCAGAGCATTCAGCTTAACGAATTCAAACCCATCTATGGAGAAAAGCTGCTATCCGCGCTAATCGATGACCCGATCAATTCGGAAATATCCTTCCGAAGATTGTGTAGCGATGGCATTATCCCGGACAATACCCACTCTTCTCGCCTAATACTGGTGCAGACAGACACAGGAAATAATCTCCTGCTTAAGCGTTTTGGAGGAGACACTGGGCTCTTGAACTACGCTATCGTCAATATTTGCAATGAATTTTTACAAGGTCAGCATAAAGGTGTGGCTTTTCGTTACTGGGGAGGTCCTTCGGAGATTGCTATTATTCTATGGGATATCCAAACGTCCGTTGTCGAGCTTATAGGCAGAATTAATCATGGTATCTACGCTACTCTGCAGGTCCGAATGCATTTCGGAATTAGCTGCATCGGCAGCCTGCCAAAGCAATTGCCTTTTCAGCGTGCAGAAGTTGCTGAGGCCTTGCAGCGTCGAAATTTATTAATTCATGAGGATTACTGTCATTTCTCCACTTCCTCCGAAGAGTATACCGAACGCAATGAGACCGCAAAAAAAGAAATGAACGGAAATGCATCACCGACGATCTTTGCTCATGTGAAGGAAGATTGGAAAATGGCGGTCATCAGTGGAAGTCCTGAGGTATTGTCCTCGGCAGCGCAGCATTGGGTAGATGAGCTTAGCCGAGGCGGGATTGTTACGCCGGAGATCCTAAACTCGTGGAAGAATGATGCACTCTTATTCCGTTCCCAGTTGGTACGGGAAATGTTAGGCCCTGAAGCCGATAGCGCGCTAGCCGAGCTAGAACAGGCCGACCAGCTTCACCCGGCTCCTTATACGAACGGTTACTCGTTCTCCTTATTCGCCTGGCGTGACTGGTCATTTGACCTGATGGAGCGACTGTCACAAGTGATAGCCGCTAAACAAGCTAAAGAAAGCAATCCAATGCATGAAATCGTAAAATATATCGAACTCAATTACGCCTCCGACCTTTCCCTTCAGGAGGTAGCCGGAAAGTTCTTTGTTAGCCGAGAATATATTTCACGCAGATTCAAACAGGAATACGGCATTAATTTTTCCGATTTTATTGTTAACATCCGGATAGATAAGGCTAAATTGCTAATGCAGAACCCTCGTCTGAAGCTGTTACAAATTTCCGAAATGGTCGGGTTTCATGATGTGAAGTACTTTAGTAAGGTATTTAAGAAACAGGTTGGTGCATCACCCAAGGACTACCGAAACCAATTAAATGATTAATACCAGCTTAAGAAGGCATCCGCAACCGTCTTGCCGGCTATGCCGTTCGGGTGCGGGTCGTCTGTTCCACTCATATATTCCGGTCTGATCCGGTGATCGTCTGGTGCAGGCAACGACAATAAGCTTGCTATATCAAATACACGGCTCACACCTATAGGCGGATTGGACAAAATCGAAGAATTCACCTTGCGCCAAGTCCCTTCTCTATCACCCTGGAAATTAAATGGCGGTACCGTACTTAGAATAATACTAGCTTCAGCATTTGCAGCCTTGATTTTGGAAATAATGGTCGTCAAATCACCAAGAAGCTCGTCCGCCGAACGGCAGCCAATATCAATATCATTTACTCCGAGTACAATCATCACTTCATCACTTTGCTTAGCTTTGTTTAGCCATGGACCATCCGCAGCAACATCATAAGCTCTAGCCCAGCCCGAACCGAGATTCCATACGCCAATATCTGTACCAAGGCCATCCGCGATTCTCGCGACCCAATATTCGTACTCATCCTTTAATGTCCGCACACCTTGAGTAATTGAATCCCCCAAGAACACTAGCTTCTTCTCAACAGATTTCTTATACCCAATGAAACTTGGCAGAACCAAAAGCTTATCAGACTCCGTGAAACCATCCGCTGATTGTTGCCCTGCAAGATTACCGGGCGCGTCATAAGCTGTTGCAAGCATCCCCTCAACGTTGAAGGGAACCGATTTACCAGCAGTGAGTGTCTTAATCGTCCACGTGAACGCCAAATAATGACCCTTCGGTAGAACAATACTTGTCTCATCACTCCAGAAGCATTCGCCCGCCGCAACGGCTTTAGAGACGCTCCCTTCAAAGGTAAGGGCATGTTGCGTATTCTCAATGATGCTTCCGTCTGGTTCTGTTCCTCCGTCAGCGATATAAGCTGTCTCGATAACCCAGTCGCCTCCAGGTTCACTACCTGTAGCTTCTTTCCCTTGATCCCATGTAGAATCTACCGCGTTGCTGTGCCAGAACTTTAGCTTCAATTTACCATTTTCCCTTAAGCGAATATAAGTCCGAAAGGTATGTGTGAACGGTTCTTGCTTATTCATTATAAAATTCGCGGCGGTTGAAAGAACCGTTGCTGAGGTGAAATCCGTCTGGTTCAATACTCCACTTCCCGTAATTAAATTAGTATTCATAACGTTTCCCCCGTTATTTCATTAAGATTGTAACACTAAAACCTCTCTTATAAACCAGGAGAACGGATCGTCCGCACAGTTTACAAGAGAGGTTATGGCTATATCAATATACTTTGAGAAACCATTTTATTTCAGTGTAATTGTAAACGATACGGATTTCGCACCTGCGTTTACTTTTACTGTAGTTTCATCTACTTGCTCTGCACCTTCTACGGATACGATAGTACCTAGATCTTTAAGGGAAATCGAGAATTCTTTACCACTGCCTTCTGCAGTAACCGTCACGACGTTGCCTTTACGCTCAGCCTTCACAGTCAGTTCAGGAGTACCTTTAAGATCGCGAACGGTTGCGGAAGTTGCAACACCATCTTCTAGGGAGTACAGACCGAATTTAACACCTTCAGCATAATCATAGTCCGGTTTGTTATCTACACTACCAGTTGCCAACAAGGAGTTCTGACGTACGTACAGCGGCAGGCTGAAGAAATCATACTTCTCTTTGCGCCATGATCCACCTTGTACGGTTTCACCAGTAAGCAAGTGTGTCCAGCGACCAGCAGGCAAGTAATACTTCGCTTCGCCGTCTTCTTGGAAG
This window of the Paenibacillus sp. FSL R10-2734 genome carries:
- a CDS encoding carbohydrate ABC transporter permease; translated protein: MNAKSKSRWNVGIEVLMVLLALLFLSPFYFLLANSVKSFGEILSDAASWPQTFMWSNYSSAWKLARFGEAFRNSVIITVISVILISLFSAMASYRMVRANTKFNQFLLLLFVAAMVVPFQTIMIPILKVVNVLGVNNSFLGLIITNLGISVPMAIFLFHGFIKSVPLEIEEAATVDGCNPITVFFRIVLPLLKPMVMTTIVLNALGIWNDYLLPSLILQAPELRTIPLATFSFFGQYTKQWDMALPALVIGIAPIIVFYLFMQRYIVEGIAAGSVKG
- a CDS encoding AraC family transcriptional regulator, producing the protein MKGIVHRRIVFPHEGGQHLPITLDSIGHNHQQEKVSRSDGYETYHWLQTASGEGVIHFENKALSLPAGSGILLLPYTPHRYEASAAHWSTSYLTFGGSSAGSILETLGMNINAFYRWEKESPLSKLLREMLDRYDASQDMFGLGASTDAYLFLLTLSKYGQLHNNTTISRNVDKLQPLLKWMDNHYGDPDLGLNDLADQLGVSGRYLNNLFIQTFGLSPYAYFVRLRIRKSKEMLVTQPDLTVKIISQRVGFRDVSHYVATFRKQSGTTPEQFRRLH
- a CDS encoding ABC transporter substrate-binding protein — translated: MKKKYPAIALTAVMAMSLALTACGSSNNSSSNSQNGSAGKDKGEVKTVKIFQFKTEIVEGLNELKVEFEKEYPNIKLDIQTVGGGADYAAALKTKFASGDAPDIFSNGGYAEMELWGDKMEDLSDQPWVKDLIPMAAEPMTKDGKVYGMPMNLEGIGYIYNKDLFEKAGITETPKTLSQLEDAAKKLQAIGVIPFGNAYQEWWLLGNQGISTAFAQQDDVDGFIKSLNDGTGTIVGNKVFEDWSNLLNLTLKYGQKNPLTTDANTHLAMFANGEIGMMQEGNWAQTLVDNITPGMNMGMFPMPINEDAEKNDKMTVGIPANLVINKDSGSKEEAKTFLNWLVTSDMGKEYIVKKWKFIPALSTIEATPEDIGQLGADVWNYVKENKVYGLQSSKFPDGVTQEFASVIQQMIAGKVDVNGWMTGMQAAWDKLKK
- a CDS encoding beta-galactosidase; this translates as MKRFDSIQMGVDYYPEHWEESMWEPDIRLMKETGVKVVRVAEFAWSRLEPTEGDYQFGWLDRALDLFHKYELQVVIGTPTTTPPRWLTAKFPDVLPVFANGETFHPGVRGHRCYNSTSLREYGSRITQRLAEHYREHPAVIGWQTDNEFGMLDCHCDACNTAFRTWVKAKYDTLDRVNAEWGTVVWSGEYSDWNELTVPLGGSPHQNPSFLLDYQRFQWDSVVAFQKTQIDILRSACPQHFITHNFHSYPQRLDMYAVGADLDVAAFDYYPNTSPAKQATTPYSGALSLDVTRGIKRQNFWIMEQLSGSPGCWMPMWRTPYPGMIRAYAWQTIARGADTVVHFRWRSAVAGAEQFWHGLIDHSNVPGRRFAEFTQLCHEVNTIGDKLTGTTLKNEVAILHSHEEKAALDIQPQAEGFDYYENIKQIHRAVTKLGMGCDVINLRQPLDGYKVVIAPNLYLLDEEIVRNLEDFAHAGGTLLITNRCGVKNINNIAVMKPLPGLLSNCTGVEVLEYDPIGAESHTVVDFEGNQYECTQWCDILKPVVARPIAWYGDDFYSGTPAVTVNAFGKGQVYYFGTHMEERFWSVLLESLAKQHGVFSFEGLPDGVQASVRSGDHGSFLFLLNLSRESVTVALPQEYSSLLDHSIRSGELQLAPYGVEILEL
- a CDS encoding beta-galactosidase; the protein is MINDKLPKIWYGGDYNPEQWDAPVWAEDERMFKLAGIDVATINVFSWALIQSSEDTYDFSSLDELMDRLYKNGTYVCLATGTGAHPAWMAHRYPEVTRVDVKGRKRKFGGRHNSNPNSPVYRKYAAKLAGKLAERYKDHPALVAWHISNEFSNYDYSDLSEAAFRVWLKDRYGSLDVLNKAWNTRFWGHTFYDWEEIVLPSELSEEWDGNRTNFQGISLDFRRFMSHSLLECYKIESDAIKEHSPNVPVTTNLMGFYDELDYFEWAKHMDVISWDNYPSLDTPVSFTAMAHDLMRGLKNGQPFMLMEQTPSQQNWQPYNSLKRPGVMRLWSYQAVARGADTVLFFQLRRSIGACEKYHGAVIEHVGHEHTRVFRECAELGKELGQLGDQLLDARSAAKVGIIYDWENRWAINLSSGPSVALDYVNEIHKYYDALYQQNIEADMIGVEENLFKYEIVIAPVMYMVKPGFAEKVEAFVKAGGTFITTYFSGIVNENDLVTVGGYPGELRNVLGIWAEEIDALLPGMSNEIVMDKAWGNLSGSYKCDLLCDLIHAEGAEVLAEYGSDFYKGMPALTVNNFGEGKAYYVATSPEAEFLKGFLANLCADKNIQPLVTAPEGIESVQRVKEGVSYLFLLNHTTGDLSADIGATERTDLLTGNKVSGSAVVPARGVLILSDKN